Proteins from a genomic interval of Hydrogenophaga sp. PAMC20947:
- a CDS encoding DUF1360 domain-containing protein — MPGFGTQPPWFEAVLAVLAVWRIARLLALERGPWDLVSRLHGALAGQRLGELLACPHCVAMWLAAAPAAWLAPGWATGLLLWLAISGGASALELALTNRGET, encoded by the coding sequence ATGCCCGGCTTTGGCACGCAGCCGCCCTGGTTTGAAGCGGTGCTCGCTGTGCTGGCCGTGTGGCGCATTGCGCGCCTGCTGGCGCTGGAGCGCGGGCCATGGGACCTGGTCTCGCGCTTGCATGGCGCACTGGCAGGTCAGCGGCTCGGCGAGCTGCTGGCCTGCCCGCATTGTGTGGCGATGTGGCTGGCCGCCGCTCCTGCTGCCTGGTTGGCGCCGGGATGGGCGACGGGCTTGCTGCTGTGGTTGGCGATTTCTGGTGGCGCCAGTGCGCTCGAACTGGCATTGACGAATCGAGGTGAAACATGA
- the hrpA gene encoding ATP-dependent RNA helicase HrpA — translation MKIEFPESLPVSARREEIERAMRENQVVIVCGETGSGKTTQLPKIALLMGRGKLNAKPGQRGQLIGHTQPRRIAASSVAKRIADELKTPLGDVVGFKVRFQDRLSKDASVKLMTDGILLAETQTDPDLRNYDTIIIDEAHERSLNIDFLLGYLRQLLPRRPDLKVVVTSATIDADRFAQYFTSKKGPAPVIQVSGRTFPVEVRFRPFEESREYDLNAAIADGVDELWRSPQGGDILIFLPGEREIREATDHLRKHLSHQPVFRNAEVLPLFARLSQTEQDRIFQDHSGRRIVLATNVAETSLTVPGIRYVIDAGTARVKRYSFRQKVEQLMVEPISQAAANQRAGRCGRVADGICIRLYDEAGFNGRPRFTDPEILRSSLAGVILRMKALRLGAVEDFAFIEPPQKRAIVDGYQLLNELGAVDDDNALTRIGETLSRLPLDPKVGRMLLEAKERGALDEALVIASALSVQDVRDRPLEKQAQADQAHAKFDDEKSEFSGTLKLWKWLEQSKGGHGTDHKLSHRQFESVLRENFINVRRLREWRDIHSQLHTVVAEHKWVINTQPAGYEQLHLSMLSGLLGNLGQKNDAEDWYLGARGIKFYRHPGANLSKKPGRWIVAAELVETTRLFGRGIAAIEPQWLEQVGSHLIKKQLLDPHWEKKAAQVTALERATLYGLVVYHNRRTDYGRVDPAGAREIFIREALVAGEWETRLPFLAANQKLVKQVAELEHKSRRQDVLVDDELIFAFYDAQIPADVFSGSSFERWYKDAHRLNPKLLLLTKEELMRHEAAGITTQSFPKTLRLGGVDCACAYLHEPGDARDGLSVTVPIFALNQVSEERCDWLVPGMLKDKVQTLLKTLHQRPRSRLVPLPATAEKFTAALTDPAVFGGGSLMDALLKLVRDATSLDIVRNDIKVDMVSQHHFMHLRVVDEHGRQLGQGRNLGALKAELGSQARGAFQALASLKLETLRPGPAEPAAQGQDKLSKSAAPKKTNAVAPTNANVRHTSWDFGELPELMEISKGGQTLIGFPALIDLGDAVAIEVFDEPEMAMDKHREGLRRLFSLQIKDALKYLEKNLPGLQTMAAAYMQVGKTDSGSGGGTQEELRNQIIELALDRAFLIEPLPTDEMAFKKRVDEGRGRLTLIATEIARHAGTILLEYGAAARKLKDSKSSGDMVSDVAQQLQRLVPKRFLVSTPYAQLHHFPRYLKAVQARIDKARADPARDAAKLAELRPQDQRFWRLVAERKGVQDARLQEVRWLLEELRVSFFAQELRTPQPVSLKRLDKAWAQLNS, via the coding sequence TTGAAGATCGAGTTTCCTGAGTCTTTGCCTGTTTCCGCCCGAAGGGAGGAAATTGAGCGCGCCATGCGCGAGAACCAGGTGGTGATCGTGTGCGGCGAAACAGGGTCGGGCAAGACAACCCAGCTGCCCAAGATCGCGCTCTTGATGGGGCGCGGCAAGCTCAATGCCAAGCCAGGGCAGCGCGGCCAGCTGATCGGGCACACGCAACCTCGGCGCATTGCGGCTTCCAGCGTGGCCAAACGCATTGCGGACGAGCTGAAGACACCGCTGGGCGACGTGGTCGGCTTTAAGGTGCGGTTCCAGGACCGGCTTTCGAAAGACGCTTCGGTCAAGCTGATGACCGACGGCATTTTGCTGGCCGAAACACAGACCGACCCTGATCTGCGCAACTACGACACCATCATCATTGACGAGGCGCACGAGCGCAGTTTGAACATTGATTTTTTGCTGGGCTATTTGCGACAGCTGCTGCCGCGCCGACCCGATCTGAAGGTGGTGGTGACCTCGGCCACCATCGATGCAGACCGGTTTGCCCAATATTTCACCTCGAAAAAGGGGCCGGCTCCAGTGATTCAGGTGTCGGGTCGAACTTTTCCCGTTGAAGTGCGTTTTCGTCCTTTTGAAGAAAGCCGCGAATACGACTTGAATGCCGCGATTGCCGATGGCGTGGACGAGTTGTGGCGTTCGCCCCAGGGCGGCGACATTCTGATTTTTTTGCCTGGCGAGCGCGAGATCCGCGAAGCGACGGACCACCTGCGCAAGCACCTTTCACACCAGCCGGTGTTTCGCAATGCCGAGGTATTGCCGCTGTTCGCGCGCCTGAGTCAGACTGAGCAGGACCGGATTTTTCAAGACCACAGCGGGCGGCGCATCGTGCTGGCGACCAATGTGGCTGAGACCTCGCTCACGGTGCCGGGCATTCGTTATGTGATCGACGCGGGCACGGCCCGGGTGAAGCGCTACAGCTTTCGCCAGAAGGTAGAGCAGCTGATGGTGGAGCCCATCAGCCAGGCGGCGGCGAACCAGCGGGCAGGGCGATGCGGCCGGGTGGCCGATGGTATTTGCATCCGCCTCTACGACGAGGCGGGGTTCAACGGCCGCCCGCGCTTCACCGATCCTGAAATCCTGCGCAGCTCGCTGGCGGGCGTGATCTTGCGCATGAAGGCGCTGCGTCTGGGCGCGGTGGAAGATTTTGCGTTCATCGAGCCGCCGCAAAAACGCGCCATTGTGGACGGCTACCAGTTGCTCAACGAGCTGGGCGCGGTGGACGACGACAACGCCCTGACGCGCATCGGCGAGACGCTCTCGCGCCTGCCGCTGGACCCCAAGGTGGGCCGCATGCTGCTGGAGGCCAAGGAGCGTGGCGCGCTGGACGAGGCGCTGGTGATCGCGTCGGCGCTGAGCGTGCAAGACGTGCGCGACCGGCCGCTGGAGAAGCAGGCACAGGCCGATCAGGCGCACGCGAAGTTTGACGACGAAAAGAGCGAGTTTTCGGGCACGCTCAAGCTCTGGAAATGGCTGGAGCAAAGCAAGGGAGGCCACGGCACCGACCACAAGCTGAGCCACCGGCAGTTTGAAAGCGTCTTGCGCGAAAACTTTATCAACGTGCGCCGCCTGCGCGAATGGCGCGACATCCATTCGCAATTGCACACAGTGGTGGCCGAACACAAATGGGTCATCAACACCCAGCCGGCCGGCTACGAGCAGCTGCACCTTTCGATGCTGTCGGGTCTGCTGGGCAACTTGGGCCAGAAGAACGACGCCGAAGACTGGTATCTGGGCGCGCGTGGCATCAAGTTTTACCGCCACCCTGGCGCAAACCTGAGCAAGAAACCCGGGCGCTGGATCGTGGCTGCCGAGCTGGTGGAAACCACGCGTCTGTTTGGCCGCGGCATCGCCGCCATCGAGCCGCAGTGGCTGGAGCAGGTGGGTTCGCACCTGATCAAGAAACAGCTGCTCGACCCGCATTGGGAGAAGAAGGCCGCGCAGGTGACGGCGCTGGAGCGCGCCACGCTGTATGGGCTGGTGGTTTATCACAACCGGCGCACCGACTATGGCCGCGTGGACCCTGCGGGGGCGCGTGAGATTTTCATTCGCGAAGCGCTGGTGGCGGGTGAGTGGGAAACGCGGTTACCGTTTCTCGCCGCCAACCAGAAGCTGGTGAAACAGGTGGCCGAGCTGGAGCACAAATCGCGCCGGCAAGACGTGTTGGTCGACGACGAGCTGATCTTTGCGTTTTACGATGCACAAATTCCGGCCGACGTGTTCAGTGGTTCGAGTTTTGAGCGCTGGTACAAGGACGCCCACAGACTCAACCCCAAACTCTTGCTGCTCACCAAAGAAGAGCTGATGCGCCACGAAGCGGCGGGCATCACCACGCAGTCGTTTCCCAAAACCTTGCGCCTGGGGGGTGTGGACTGCGCTTGTGCCTACCTGCACGAACCGGGCGATGCGCGCGATGGCTTGTCTGTGACCGTACCTATATTTGCGTTGAACCAGGTGAGCGAAGAGCGCTGTGACTGGCTGGTGCCGGGCATGTTGAAAGACAAAGTACAGACGCTGCTCAAAACCTTGCACCAGCGCCCACGCTCGCGCCTGGTGCCCCTGCCGGCCACAGCCGAAAAGTTCACGGCCGCGCTGACCGATCCCGCTGTCTTTGGCGGCGGCAGTCTGATGGATGCGCTGCTGAAGCTGGTGCGCGATGCCACCAGCCTTGACATTGTGCGCAACGACATCAAGGTGGACATGGTCAGTCAACACCATTTCATGCACCTGCGCGTGGTCGATGAACACGGCCGCCAGCTGGGTCAGGGCCGCAATCTGGGCGCACTCAAGGCCGAGCTGGGCAGCCAGGCGCGCGGTGCGTTTCAGGCGTTGGCATCCCTCAAGCTGGAGACCCTGCGGCCGGGCCCAGCCGAGCCAGCCGCCCAGGGGCAAGACAAGCTGAGCAAAAGTGCTGCGCCAAAGAAAACCAACGCTGTTGCGCCCACAAATGCCAACGTGCGCCACACGAGTTGGGATTTCGGTGAGCTGCCCGAGCTGATGGAGATCAGCAAAGGCGGGCAGACGCTGATCGGATTTCCTGCGTTGATCGATCTGGGTGACGCGGTGGCGATTGAAGTGTTTGACGAGCCCGAAATGGCCATGGACAAGCACCGCGAAGGCTTGCGCCGGCTCTTTTCCTTGCAGATCAAGGACGCGTTGAAATACCTGGAGAAAAACCTGCCCGGTCTGCAAACGATGGCCGCGGCCTACATGCAAGTGGGCAAGACAGACAGTGGTTCTGGCGGTGGCACGCAAGAGGAGTTGCGTAACCAGATCATTGAGCTGGCGCTGGACCGCGCTTTCCTGATCGAGCCTTTGCCGACCGACGAAATGGCATTCAAGAAGCGGGTGGATGAAGGGCGAGGGCGGCTGACGCTGATCGCGACCGAGATCGCGCGCCACGCAGGCACGATTTTGCTCGAATATGGCGCTGCTGCTCGCAAGCTGAAAGACAGCAAATCATCGGGTGACATGGTGAGCGATGTGGCGCAGCAGCTGCAGCGCCTGGTGCCCAAGCGGTTCTTGGTCAGCACACCTTACGCGCAGTTGCACCACTTTCCGCGCTACCTCAAGGCGGTGCAGGCGCGCATCGACAAGGCCCGAGCCGATCCGGCGCGAGACGCCGCCAAGCTGGCCGAGCTGCGGCCGCAAGACCAGCGTTTCTGGCGGCTGGTGGCCGAGCGCAAAGGGGTGCAAGACGCACGATTGCAGGAGGTGCGTTGGTTGCTGGAAGAGTTGCGCGTGAGTTTCTTTGCGCAAGAGTTGCGCACGCCTCAACCGGTGAGTCTCAAGCGGTTGGACAAGGCCTGGGCCCAGCTCAACAGCTGA
- a CDS encoding FecR family protein, giving the protein MPAIAASGTPFQRLVLPGTRLHRRMMLSTIAALALVTTLSSLSPVAHAATPTETETVIEAVQVPAWVERNGQRRPAQPGQRLRANDKAVTAEGSRMLLRLSDRSVIKLGEKTEFLIETLAEKQQGVAGPSEITSVLRLITGVFRYATDYTSKALGHTRNINLKLATATVGIRGTDFWSMTDSNHDAVCLFEGRVVVERDQRPDIELGQPGAFWVTRTGQSEQPAGQATPRELMKFIAQAELKAGTGVLLEGGRWRTVAGLHRSAGAGSTQRDRLQAAGYPADMVEKQGRYEVRINDLATQADAQSVLARLQADDTLGVATGRVALAAR; this is encoded by the coding sequence ATGCCAGCTATTGCCGCCTCCGGCACCCCTTTTCAACGCCTGGTCTTGCCCGGCACCCGCCTCCACCGACGCATGATGCTGAGCACCATCGCTGCTCTGGCCTTGGTCACAACGCTGTCCTCCCTGAGCCCAGTGGCGCATGCCGCGACCCCCACCGAGACCGAGACCGTGATCGAGGCGGTCCAGGTGCCGGCCTGGGTGGAGCGCAATGGGCAACGCCGCCCCGCACAACCGGGACAGCGGCTGCGTGCCAACGATAAAGCGGTCACAGCCGAAGGCTCTCGCATGCTGTTGCGTCTGTCCGACCGCAGCGTCATCAAACTTGGGGAAAAGACCGAATTTTTGATCGAAACCTTGGCCGAGAAACAGCAAGGCGTGGCTGGCCCGTCCGAGATCACTTCCGTCTTGCGCCTGATCACAGGCGTGTTCCGCTACGCTACCGACTACACCAGCAAGGCCTTGGGCCACACCCGCAACATCAATCTAAAGCTCGCGACGGCCACGGTCGGCATTCGCGGCACCGATTTCTGGAGCATGACCGACTCCAACCACGACGCCGTGTGCCTGTTTGAAGGCCGGGTCGTTGTCGAACGCGACCAACGGCCAGACATTGAGCTGGGCCAGCCTGGCGCATTCTGGGTCACACGCACAGGCCAGTCCGAGCAGCCCGCGGGCCAGGCCACACCCCGGGAGTTGATGAAGTTCATTGCCCAAGCCGAACTCAAGGCGGGTACCGGGGTGTTGCTGGAAGGTGGGCGCTGGCGCACGGTCGCTGGGCTGCACAGGTCTGCTGGCGCAGGGTCGACCCAGCGCGATCGACTGCAAGCCGCCGGTTACCCGGCAGACATGGTCGAAAAACAGGGCCGCTACGAAGTCCGGATCAACGACCTGGCAACCCAGGCAGACGCTCAAAGCGTGTTGGCGCGGCTCCAGGCCGACGACACCCTGGGCGTGGCTACAGGTCGGGTCGCGTTGGCAGCGCGGTGA
- a CDS encoding pyridoxal phosphate-dependent aminotransferase, whose product MSAPDPAFTPTLVSRLPNVGTTIFSVMSALAADTGAVNLGQGFPDFDCDPVLVDAVTAAMQAGHNQYPPMPGVPALRQAMADKMLALYGLTCDPATDITVTAGATQAILTAILAVVHPGDEVIVLEPCYDSYVPNIELAGGVVVRVPLTPGSFRPDFGAIGAAITPRTRALIINSPHNPSGQVWSEPDMLALQDLLQPTNIVLISDEVYEHMVFDGEQHQSAARFPGLAARAFIVSSFGKTYHVTGWKIGTVVAPAPLMAEFRKVHQFNVFTVNTPMQHALATYMVTPAPYLELSGFYQRKRDLFRQGLSGTRFRLLPGQGTYFQCVGIEDLAVPERDLPEAEFCQWLTREVGVAAIPLSAFYGNGFDQKVVRFCFAKRDDTLQAALKRLASL is encoded by the coding sequence ATGTCTGCTCCAGATCCCGCTTTCACGCCAACCCTCGTTTCCCGCCTGCCCAATGTGGGCACGACCATTTTTTCCGTCATGTCGGCCTTGGCCGCTGACACGGGTGCGGTGAATCTGGGCCAGGGGTTCCCGGATTTTGATTGCGACCCGGTGCTGGTGGATGCTGTGACGGCGGCCATGCAGGCAGGGCACAACCAGTATCCCCCCATGCCCGGCGTTCCCGCCTTGCGGCAGGCCATGGCCGACAAAATGTTGGCTTTGTATGGGCTCACTTGCGATCCGGCAACCGACATCACGGTGACCGCGGGGGCCACCCAGGCCATCTTGACTGCCATTTTGGCGGTGGTGCATCCGGGCGATGAAGTCATTGTGCTGGAGCCTTGTTACGACAGCTACGTGCCCAACATCGAGCTGGCCGGGGGCGTGGTGGTGCGCGTGCCGCTCACGCCGGGCAGCTTCCGGCCCGATTTTGGCGCCATCGGTGCGGCCATCACGCCTCGCACCCGCGCACTCATCATCAACAGCCCCCACAACCCCAGCGGTCAGGTGTGGAGTGAACCCGACATGCTGGCGCTGCAAGACCTGCTGCAACCGACCAACATCGTGCTCATCAGCGACGAGGTGTACGAACACATGGTCTTCGACGGCGAACAGCACCAGAGCGCAGCGCGCTTTCCCGGTCTGGCGGCACGCGCCTTCATTGTCAGCAGCTTCGGAAAGACCTACCACGTGACCGGATGGAAGATCGGTACCGTGGTCGCACCCGCGCCATTGATGGCCGAATTTCGCAAGGTGCATCAGTTCAATGTGTTCACCGTGAACACCCCGATGCAACATGCGCTGGCGACCTACATGGTCACCCCTGCGCCCTATCTGGAGTTGTCCGGGTTTTACCAGCGCAAGCGCGACCTGTTCCGCCAGGGCTTGAGCGGCACACGGTTTCGCCTGCTGCCAGGGCAAGGGACCTACTTCCAGTGCGTGGGAATCGAAGACTTGGCGGTGCCCGAGCGCGACCTGCCCGAAGCCGAGTTCTGCCAATGGTTGACCCGCGAAGTGGGTGTGGCGGCCATTCCTTTGTCGGCCTTTTATGGCAACGGATTCGATCAAAAGGTGGTGCGCTTTTGCTTTGCCAAGCGCGATGACACCTTACAAGCTGCACTGAAGCGACTCGCCAGCCTGTGA
- a CDS encoding CysB family HTH-type transcriptional regulator, whose translation MNLHQFRFVQEAVRRNLNLTEAAKALHTSQPGVSKSIIELEDELGIEIFARHGKRIKRVTEPGVQVLKSIEIILREVNNLKRIGEQYSAQDSGTLSIATTHTQARYVLPGPVSKLRQAYPKVGVSLHQGSPDQVAKMLLEEVAEIGVATESLLNYPELITLPCYEWQHVLVFPFDHPLAAQERITLEDLAPLPLVTYHPSFTGRTRIDQAFALRHLKPNVVLEAIDSDVIKTYVKLGMGVGIVAEMAMQGENNINPDLVSRPMGALFGHNLARVAFKRGAYLRQFVLRFAELLSDRLSRDLILRAMSGTPDDYEL comes from the coding sequence ATGAATCTGCACCAGTTCCGGTTTGTTCAGGAAGCGGTGCGGAGAAACCTCAACCTCACCGAAGCAGCCAAAGCGCTGCACACCTCGCAACCGGGTGTCTCCAAGTCCATCATCGAATTGGAAGACGAGCTGGGCATCGAGATATTTGCGCGGCACGGCAAGCGCATCAAGCGGGTGACCGAGCCGGGCGTCCAGGTGTTGAAAAGCATTGAAATCATCTTGCGTGAGGTGAACAACCTCAAACGCATCGGCGAACAGTATTCGGCCCAGGACAGTGGCACCCTCTCCATAGCCACCACACACACCCAGGCGCGCTATGTCTTGCCCGGGCCGGTCTCCAAGTTGCGTCAGGCATACCCCAAAGTGGGGGTGAGTCTGCACCAGGGATCGCCCGATCAAGTGGCCAAAATGCTGCTGGAAGAAGTGGCTGAAATTGGCGTGGCCACCGAATCGCTGTTGAACTATCCGGAGCTCATCACCCTGCCCTGCTACGAATGGCAGCACGTCCTCGTATTTCCCTTTGACCACCCGCTTGCCGCCCAGGAACGCATCACGCTGGAAGACCTCGCGCCCTTGCCCCTGGTAACTTATCACCCCAGCTTCACGGGGCGCACCCGCATCGATCAGGCCTTTGCCTTGCGGCACCTGAAGCCCAATGTGGTGCTCGAAGCGATCGACTCCGATGTGATCAAAACCTATGTCAAGCTGGGCATGGGGGTGGGCATCGTGGCCGAGATGGCCATGCAGGGGGAAAACAACATCAACCCCGACCTCGTCTCTCGACCCATGGGTGCGCTGTTTGGCCACAACCTGGCCCGAGTTGCCTTCAAGCGCGGGGCCTATCTCAGGCAGTTTGTGTTGCGCTTTGCCGAGCTGCTGAGCGACCGCCTTTCACGGGATCTAATTTTGCGGGCCATGAGCGGCACACCGGACGATTACGAACTTTGA
- a CDS encoding CbiX/SirB N-terminal domain-containing protein: MGKHAREDLPELLQVLQHKHPTITFERLATAGEDPRLTDLLARIALETVK; the protein is encoded by the coding sequence ATGGGAAAACACGCACGGGAAGATCTGCCTGAACTGCTGCAGGTCTTGCAGCACAAGCATCCCACGATCACTTTTGAGCGCTTGGCAACCGCCGGAGAAGACCCCCGCTTGACCGACCTGCTGGCTCGAATTGCGCTGGAAACGGTGAAATGA
- the lptG gene encoding LPS export ABC transporter permease LptG: MKTIRRLIYREVLITTGFVLLAFLSLFFFFDFVEELGSLGKPSRLQPEVVYEVRHALLYVALLMPNRVYELMPISVLIGSIAVLARFAQTSEYTILRTSGLGPWKALRLLLGLGLLFVALTFAVGDYVAPLADKTAQLLKARYQGRISLGQTGAWLKEKQTASNFAVNVGSLSPRGSLGEVRIFEFDNQGSLVSTTEAESGQIGADETWALKSVQRRVFEAPGKQSARIVRSELPEYRWPSSISAEMVSVALLKPERMRTTDLYAYIQHLDANGQTAQRYEIEFWRKVFYPLSCLVMVVLALPFAYLHFRSGSITGYVFGGVMIGISFFLLNNVFGYIGNLNQWQPWLAAASPAMIYSVFSLGAFGWLVLRR, from the coding sequence ATGAAAACCATTCGGCGACTGATCTACCGCGAGGTCTTGATCACCACAGGTTTTGTGTTGTTGGCCTTCCTATCCCTGTTTTTCTTTTTTGATTTTGTCGAGGAGCTGGGCTCTCTGGGCAAGCCATCACGCTTGCAACCCGAGGTGGTATACGAGGTGCGCCACGCGCTGCTCTATGTCGCCTTGCTCATGCCGAATCGGGTTTACGAGTTGATGCCCATCTCGGTGTTGATCGGATCCATTGCCGTGCTGGCGCGCTTTGCGCAGACCTCGGAATACACGATCTTGCGCACCAGCGGACTCGGCCCCTGGAAGGCACTGCGATTGCTGCTGGGCCTGGGGCTGTTGTTTGTCGCCCTCACCTTTGCCGTGGGTGACTATGTGGCACCCCTGGCTGACAAGACAGCCCAGCTGCTCAAAGCTCGCTACCAGGGGCGCATCAGTCTCGGACAGACGGGCGCCTGGTTGAAAGAAAAGCAGACTGCCAGCAATTTTGCCGTGAATGTGGGCTCGCTCTCACCCAGGGGCTCCTTGGGTGAAGTGCGGATCTTCGAGTTTGATAACCAGGGATCGCTGGTCTCGACCACTGAGGCCGAGAGTGGGCAAATCGGCGCAGATGAGACCTGGGCTCTCAAATCTGTGCAGCGGCGCGTGTTCGAAGCGCCGGGCAAACAGTCTGCCCGCATTGTGCGCAGCGAGCTGCCCGAATACCGATGGCCCAGCTCCATATCCGCAGAGATGGTTTCGGTGGCCTTGCTCAAGCCTGAGCGCATGCGCACCACCGACCTCTATGCTTATATCCAGCATCTGGACGCCAATGGTCAGACCGCACAACGCTACGAAATTGAGTTCTGGCGCAAAGTGTTTTATCCATTGAGCTGCCTGGTGATGGTGGTGCTCGCCCTGCCCTTTGCGTACTTGCATTTCCGCTCTGGCAGCATCACTGGCTACGTCTTCGGCGGTGTCATGATCGGCATCAGTTTCTTTTTGCTGAACAATGTGTTTGGTTATATCGGCAACCTCAATCAGTGGCAGCCCTGGTTGGCGGCTGCTTCTCCGGCGATGATTTATTCGGTGTTTTCGCTCGGGGCTTTTGGTTGGCTGGTTCTCAGGAGGTGA
- the lptF gene encoding LPS export ABC transporter permease LptF, translating to MLFHSSIRTELARSFGATLVVLFTIVLTMLLIRTLGAASRGSVNPEEVMLVLGYTVLGYTQTILTLALFIATVSTLARMYRDSEMIIWFSSGRSLAGFLVPVFRFAWPILAVIALMILFVWPWANSQTAELSARFTGRGDLQRVAPGQFQESSSGRRVFFIDKDTADGAEGRNVFISSLEKDGRETVTSASSGRVENVGDQSYLVLRKGQRLEVDAKTGRTKVSDFEEYGAQIGATKVRGVSSDALKARTTWRLINEPSLPNKGELVWRIGVALTAVNLVLLAVATTVSNPRAGRGGNMMFTLFAFVVYFNLLNIGQRTVSTGQMSVVQLLVALHGTVFVLCVLWLFKRHRNFSFRGWTQRILRRGAPTGAAA from the coding sequence ATGTTATTCCATTCTTCAATAAGAACCGAGCTGGCGCGCAGTTTCGGCGCAACCCTGGTGGTTTTGTTCACCATCGTGTTGACAATGCTGCTGATCCGTACGCTGGGTGCTGCCTCAAGGGGCAGCGTCAACCCGGAAGAAGTGATGCTGGTGTTGGGCTACACCGTGCTCGGCTACACCCAGACCATCCTGACGCTGGCCCTGTTCATTGCCACGGTGTCGACACTGGCCCGCATGTACCGGGACAGCGAGATGATCATCTGGTTTTCCAGTGGGCGCTCGCTCGCCGGCTTTCTGGTCCCTGTCTTCCGATTTGCCTGGCCCATTCTGGCGGTGATCGCGCTGATGATTCTGTTTGTCTGGCCCTGGGCCAACAGCCAGACGGCAGAGTTGAGCGCACGCTTCACCGGCCGCGGCGATTTGCAGCGCGTTGCGCCAGGACAGTTCCAGGAATCGTCTAGCGGGCGGCGGGTCTTTTTTATCGACAAAGACACGGCCGACGGCGCTGAGGGGCGCAATGTTTTCATCTCCAGCCTGGAAAAAGATGGGCGGGAGACCGTGACATCGGCCAGCTCCGGGCGTGTGGAGAACGTGGGCGATCAGTCATACCTTGTGTTGCGCAAGGGGCAGCGCCTGGAAGTCGACGCAAAAACCGGACGCACAAAAGTCAGTGACTTTGAGGAGTACGGGGCCCAGATCGGCGCCACCAAAGTCCGCGGCGTGAGCAGCGACGCGCTCAAAGCCCGAACCACCTGGCGTTTGATCAACGAGCCCAGTCTCCCGAACAAAGGGGAGCTCGTCTGGCGCATCGGCGTGGCTCTGACGGCTGTCAATCTTGTGCTGTTGGCCGTGGCCACCACAGTGAGCAACCCCCGGGCGGGGCGCGGCGGAAACATGATGTTCACCCTGTTTGCCTTCGTCGTGTATTTCAACCTGCTCAACATCGGCCAGCGCACAGTGAGCACTGGGCAGATGAGCGTGGTGCAGTTGCTGGTAGCGCTCCATGGAACTGTGTTTGTCCTGTGCGTCCTTTGGCTGTTCAAACGCCACCGCAACTTCAGCTTCAGAGGCTGGACACAACGAATCTTGCGTCGCGGCGCACCCACTGGAGCCGCAGCATGA